One window of Flavobacteriales bacterium genomic DNA carries:
- a CDS encoding transposase: MSRSYKFHDPEGTYFISFATVEWVDVFTRREYKDIVVESLRHCQEKKGLLLYAWVIMSNHVHLIAAAAGGHALPDILRDLKKFTSSQILKALVENGQESRKAWMLPIFAKAGAANPNNTHYQLWRQDNRPIQLITAEVIIQKLNYLHDNPVVEGYVEQAEDYVYSSAPAIAGKPGLLKLEPY; the protein is encoded by the coding sequence ATGAGCCGCAGCTACAAATTCCACGACCCCGAAGGCACCTACTTCATCTCCTTCGCGACCGTAGAGTGGGTGGACGTGTTCACCCGTCGTGAATACAAGGACATTGTTGTGGAGAGCCTGAGGCATTGCCAGGAGAAGAAAGGACTGCTGCTCTATGCTTGGGTGATCATGAGCAACCATGTGCATTTGATCGCGGCGGCGGCGGGAGGCCATGCGTTGCCGGACATCCTTCGGGACCTGAAGAAATTCACGTCCTCGCAGATCTTGAAGGCCCTTGTCGAGAATGGTCAAGAAAGCCGCAAAGCGTGGATGCTACCGATCTTTGCCAAGGCCGGCGCGGCCAACCCCAACAACACGCATTACCAGCTTTGGCGCCAGGACAACCGGCCGATACAGTTGATCACTGCGGAAGTGATCATACAGAAGTTGAACTACTTGCACGATAACCCGGTGGTGGAAGGTTATGTGGAACAGGCTGAAGACTATGTTTACAGTTCAGCACCGGCCATTGCGGGAAAGCCGGGTCTGCTTAAATTGGAGCCGTACTAA
- a CDS encoding YggS family pyridoxal phosphate-dependent enzyme: MALAERYARVKGALPEHVKLIAVSKKRTAEEIQRLYDLGQRAFGENYPQELRDKQPELPEDIEWHFIGHLQTNKVKYIASFVHLVHGVDREALLDELNKRAATSGRTIGVLLQVHIAQEETKHGFLPDEIRALCAGGDLQSRWPALRFRGLMGMATNTEDLGQVRREFEGLAALRKELIKGGTVNALLFTELSMGMSGDVEEAVAAGSTMVRIGTAIFGERG; this comes from the coding sequence GTGGCGCTTGCTGAGCGATATGCCCGCGTGAAAGGCGCGCTACCGGAGCACGTGAAGTTGATCGCCGTGAGCAAAAAGCGCACGGCAGAAGAGATCCAGAGGCTGTATGACCTGGGCCAGCGCGCATTCGGCGAGAATTATCCGCAGGAACTACGGGACAAACAGCCGGAGCTTCCGGAGGATATTGAGTGGCACTTCATCGGCCATTTGCAGACCAACAAGGTGAAATACATCGCTTCCTTCGTGCATCTCGTTCATGGTGTGGACCGCGAAGCGTTGTTGGACGAGCTGAACAAGCGGGCGGCCACTTCCGGAAGGACGATCGGTGTGCTGTTGCAGGTCCACATCGCCCAAGAGGAGACTAAGCACGGTTTTCTGCCGGATGAAATTCGCGCCCTCTGCGCTGGCGGTGACCTGCAGAGCCGCTGGCCGGCACTGCGTTTCCGGGGCTTGATGGGCATGGCCACCAACACGGAGGACCTCGGTCAAGTGCGGCGTGAATTCGAGGGCTTGGCCGCTCTGCGGAAGGAACTAATAAAGGGCGGGACGGTGAATGCGTTGCTCTTCACCGAGCTGAGCATGGGCATGAGCGGGGATGTTGAGGAAGCCGTGGCAGCGGGCAGCACGATGGTGCGCATCGGCACGGCCATCTTCGGGGAACGTGGATAA